The proteins below are encoded in one region of Corynebacterium felinum:
- a CDS encoding DUF3566 domain-containing protein — protein sequence MATRVHTVTRVSPLTVFRTAFTLSLVGLAAWVLCVTLLYFGMDAAGVWDKVNDVIGGVGGSQTITFGLVLSLASLLGALMTLAASILAPLIAVVYNASVDLFGGVKVTLREEF from the coding sequence ATGGCTACGCGTGTGCATACGGTTACGCGGGTGTCGCCGCTGACTGTTTTCCGCACGGCGTTCACCCTTTCGCTGGTGGGTCTGGCTGCCTGGGTGTTGTGCGTGACCTTGCTGTATTTCGGCATGGATGCTGCTGGCGTGTGGGACAAGGTGAATGATGTGATTGGTGGCGTGGGCGGTTCCCAGACCATCACGTTTGGCCTTGTGTTGTCGCTTGCAAGTCTGTTGGGCGCGCTGATGACTTTGGCTGCGTCTATCTTGGCCCCGCTTATTGCGGTTGTGTATAACGCAAGCGTTGATTTGTTCGGTGGGGTGAAGGTGACGTTGCGCGAGGAGTTCTAG
- a CDS encoding ATP-binding protein, with product MNNSSMHNWTADKLHDLITEFRRFGGDKRQIEVKKGKGGVPSVGETLCAFANSPNGGLIIIGLDEKQDFIATGVDDVAAMYQGIASQARNEQLLNPVVTVHFSEVILSGKNVVLCSVDPIPLNERPCRFKGKAYLRQADGDYELSAIDVRMIEHEKLNAEMAAIRTPSDRILVEDSSLDDLDPDITEVILKNARSGSQLLSELTDDDVLHKLGVVSKSGKLTVAGAYVMSKYPQQWVPSWGASAAQQIRYSLNNRRNFNLEHIEGPVPVMFSRLMNWAAETLPQFISYRADGHAIDTLSIPEVAVRELIANALVHRDVSPLSAGKYVDVRLNNNVLTISSPGGLRGITVKQLGDQYCRRPVNETIYRLCEKYRFKDGTRLIEAEGSGITHVRHTLRSAGLQEPLFFDSGVSFTAKISAQSLLGETDLRWLKDNYHKHDLDHESRLILVTARNEEKITISRVRTLLNLDGDQAHRILETLESMGILVHTSKGEYTLSTSGVVSQTETLETTDLRTSVLTLLGQSPLTVKDLAEKTGATHRRVRYLLDQLEADGSVYGRGKKPIQWAVVSTPE from the coding sequence GTGAACAATTCATCGATGCACAATTGGACTGCAGACAAGCTTCACGATCTCATCACTGAGTTTCGTCGATTTGGTGGAGACAAACGTCAAATCGAAGTGAAAAAGGGGAAGGGTGGGGTTCCTTCGGTAGGGGAGACACTTTGTGCGTTCGCTAATTCCCCTAATGGCGGTTTGATTATTATCGGATTGGATGAAAAGCAAGATTTTATAGCAACAGGTGTCGATGATGTTGCTGCCATGTACCAGGGAATTGCGAGTCAGGCACGCAACGAGCAACTTCTCAATCCTGTTGTTACAGTGCATTTTTCCGAGGTCATACTATCGGGGAAAAACGTTGTGTTATGCTCCGTTGACCCGATTCCGTTGAATGAACGTCCGTGTAGGTTCAAAGGGAAAGCATATTTACGGCAGGCTGATGGGGACTATGAGCTTTCCGCTATTGATGTCCGCATGATTGAGCATGAAAAGCTCAATGCTGAAATGGCGGCTATTCGTACGCCAAGTGATCGCATTCTTGTAGAAGATTCCTCCCTTGATGATCTTGATCCAGATATCACTGAAGTAATCCTGAAAAATGCGCGAAGTGGTTCCCAACTTTTATCCGAGCTTACTGATGACGATGTACTGCACAAACTTGGAGTTGTTTCGAAAAGTGGAAAGCTGACCGTAGCTGGAGCTTATGTGATGAGTAAATACCCACAGCAATGGGTACCCAGCTGGGGCGCTAGTGCCGCGCAGCAGATTAGATATTCTTTAAATAATCGGCGTAATTTTAATCTCGAACACATCGAGGGGCCAGTTCCAGTCATGTTTTCACGGTTGATGAACTGGGCGGCAGAAACTCTTCCACAGTTCATCAGCTATCGCGCCGATGGACATGCTATTGACACACTATCAATTCCCGAAGTCGCTGTACGTGAGCTTATTGCGAATGCCTTGGTTCACCGTGACGTGAGCCCTTTGTCAGCTGGAAAATATGTTGATGTGCGCCTGAATAACAACGTGCTAACTATTTCGAGCCCAGGCGGGCTGCGTGGAATCACCGTCAAACAACTTGGCGACCAATACTGCCGAAGGCCTGTGAATGAAACCATCTATCGGTTGTGTGAAAAATATCGATTCAAAGATGGAACTCGGTTAATCGAAGCCGAAGGAAGTGGAATCACACATGTGCGCCACACATTGCGATCGGCTGGGCTACAGGAACCTCTATTTTTTGATTCCGGAGTTAGCTTTACCGCAAAGATATCTGCACAAAGCCTTCTCGGCGAAACTGATCTACGCTGGTTAAAGGATAATTATCATAAGCATGACCTTGACCATGAATCGCGATTAATTTTAGTTACCGCCCGGAACGAGGAAAAAATTACAATTTCACGAGTGCGAACACTGCTCAATCTTGATGGCGATCAGGCACACCGCATTCTGGAAACTCTGGAATCAATGGGGATATTAGTACATACCTCGAAAGGTGAGTACACGCTGTCTACCAGCGGTGTTGTTTCGCAGACCGAAACTTTAGAGACCACTGATTTGCGCACGTCGGTGCTCACTTTGCTTGGGCAATCCCCACTGACGGTGAAAGATCTGGCGGAAAAGACAGGAGCCACCCACAGGCGCGTCCGCTATTTACTCGACCAGCTAGAAGCTGACGGTAGTGTGTATGGTCGAGGGAAAAAACCCATTCAGTGGGCTGTTGTATCGACACCAGAATAA
- the gyrA gene encoding DNA gyrase subunit A: MSDDLFSGDSYDRVHPIDLNEEMQSSYIDYAMSVIVGRALPEVRDGLKPVHRRILYAMYDSGYRPDRGYVKSARPVSDTMGQFHPHGDSAIYDTLVRLAQDWNMRYPLVDGQGNFGSRGNDGPAAMRYTECRLTPLAMEMVRDIRENTVDFSPNYDGKTQEPDILPSRVPNLLMNGSNGIAVGMATNIPPHNLRELADAIYWLLENPDADEAAALEACMSFIKGPDFPTAGLIVGTQGIKDAYTTGRGSIRMRGVTSIEEEGSRQTIVITELPYQVNPDNLISNIAEQVRDGKLAGISKIEDESSDRVGMRIVVTLKRDAVPRVVLNNLYKHSQLQTNFGANMLSIVDGVPRTLRLDQMLRNYVAHQIEVIVRRTQYRLDEAEKRAHILRGLVKALDMLDEVIALIRSSQTVDIARSGLIQLLDIDDIQADAILAMQLRRLAALERQKIIDELATIEAEIADLKDILASPSRQRSIVRDELKEIVDKYGDERRSEIIAATGEVTEEDLIARENVVVTITSTGYAKRTKVDAYKSQRRGGKGVRGAELKQEDVVRHFFVCSTHDWILFFTNFGRVYRLKAYELPEASRTARGQHVANLLEFQPEERIAQVIQIQSYEDAPYLVLATAQGRVKKSRLSDYESNRSGGLIAINLNEGDKLIGAALCSNEDDLLLVSEEGQSIRFRADDEQLRPMGRSTAGVKGMRFRGDDQLLAMTVVRDGEFLLVATSGGYGKRTAMEEYSTQGRGGVGVVTFKYNPKRGKLIGALAVDEDDQIFAITSAGGVIRTEVNQIRPSSRATMGVRLVNLEDGVELLAIDRNVEGEGEEEAEAVATGKEISKNALVNTQQETIDEILNEGEES; this comes from the coding sequence ATGAGCGACGATCTCTTCTCCGGAGATTCATACGATCGTGTACACCCGATCGACTTGAACGAGGAGATGCAGTCTTCCTACATCGACTACGCCATGTCGGTCATCGTCGGCCGCGCATTGCCCGAGGTCCGCGACGGTTTGAAGCCGGTGCACCGCCGCATTTTGTACGCGATGTACGATTCCGGCTACCGCCCCGACCGTGGTTATGTGAAGTCCGCCCGCCCCGTGTCCGACACCATGGGTCAGTTCCACCCGCACGGCGACTCCGCAATTTATGACACCCTGGTGCGTCTGGCCCAGGACTGGAATATGCGTTACCCGCTCGTGGATGGGCAGGGTAACTTCGGTTCCCGCGGTAACGACGGCCCCGCTGCTATGCGTTACACCGAGTGTCGTCTTACCCCGCTGGCGATGGAGATGGTGCGCGATATTCGCGAAAACACTGTTGATTTCTCCCCGAACTATGATGGTAAGACTCAGGAACCTGACATTTTGCCGTCGCGTGTTCCGAACCTGCTCATGAACGGTTCGAACGGTATTGCTGTGGGTATGGCGACGAACATTCCGCCGCACAACCTGCGTGAGCTTGCCGACGCCATCTACTGGTTGCTGGAAAACCCCGACGCTGATGAGGCTGCGGCCTTGGAAGCCTGCATGAGCTTTATCAAGGGTCCTGATTTCCCCACTGCTGGTTTGATCGTGGGTACTCAGGGCATTAAGGATGCTTATACCACTGGTCGCGGTTCTATCCGCATGCGTGGTGTGACCTCCATTGAGGAAGAGGGTAGTCGCCAGACCATTGTGATTACGGAGCTTCCATACCAAGTTAACCCTGATAATCTGATCTCGAACATTGCGGAGCAGGTGCGCGACGGCAAGCTGGCGGGTATTTCCAAGATTGAGGATGAATCTTCCGATCGTGTGGGTATGCGCATTGTTGTGACCTTAAAGCGCGACGCGGTGCCTCGTGTGGTGCTCAATAACCTGTATAAGCATTCCCAGCTGCAAACTAATTTCGGTGCGAATATGCTCTCCATCGTTGATGGTGTGCCTCGTACCCTGCGCTTGGATCAGATGTTGCGTAACTATGTGGCGCACCAGATCGAAGTGATTGTGCGCCGCACCCAGTACCGTTTGGATGAGGCTGAGAAGCGCGCCCACATTTTGCGTGGTTTGGTCAAAGCTTTGGACATGCTGGATGAGGTTATTGCCTTGATCCGCAGCTCCCAGACTGTCGATATTGCCCGTAGTGGTCTGATTCAGTTGCTGGATATTGATGATATTCAGGCTGATGCGATTTTGGCGATGCAGCTGCGCCGCTTGGCTGCTCTGGAGCGTCAGAAGATCATTGATGAGTTGGCCACTATTGAGGCTGAGATCGCTGATCTGAAGGATATTTTGGCTTCGCCTTCCCGCCAGCGCTCGATTGTTCGCGATGAGTTGAAGGAAATCGTGGATAAGTACGGCGATGAGCGTCGCTCGGAGATTATTGCCGCTACTGGTGAAGTGACCGAAGAAGATTTGATTGCCCGTGAAAACGTGGTGGTCACCATTACTTCTACCGGTTATGCCAAGCGCACCAAGGTGGATGCGTATAAGTCGCAGCGCCGTGGTGGCAAGGGTGTTCGTGGGGCGGAGTTGAAGCAGGAGGATGTGGTTCGTCACTTCTTCGTCTGCTCCACCCATGACTGGATTTTGTTCTTCACCAACTTCGGCCGCGTGTACCGTCTCAAGGCGTACGAGCTGCCTGAGGCATCGCGTACTGCGCGTGGCCAGCATGTGGCTAACCTGCTGGAATTCCAGCCGGAGGAGCGTATTGCTCAGGTAATTCAGATCCAAAGCTACGAGGATGCTCCTTACCTGGTTCTGGCGACCGCTCAGGGCCGCGTGAAGAAGTCTCGTTTGTCTGATTACGAGTCGAATCGTTCCGGTGGTTTGATTGCCATCAACCTGAATGAGGGCGACAAGCTGATTGGTGCCGCACTGTGCTCCAATGAGGATGATCTGTTGCTGGTCAGTGAGGAAGGCCAGTCGATTCGCTTCCGCGCCGATGATGAGCAGTTACGCCCAATGGGTCGTTCCACTGCTGGCGTGAAGGGTATGCGTTTTAGGGGCGACGACCAGCTGCTCGCCATGACTGTGGTTCGCGATGGCGAGTTCTTGCTGGTTGCTACCTCGGGTGGTTACGGCAAGCGCACGGCTATGGAGGAGTACTCGACTCAGGGCCGTGGTGGCGTTGGTGTTGTGACCTTTAAGTACAACCCGAAGCGTGGCAAGTTGATTGGTGCGTTGGCTGTGGATGAGGATGATCAGATCTTCGCTATTACTTCCGCTGGCGGTGTGATCCGCACTGAGGTGAATCAGATTCGCCCAAGTTCTCGTGCAACGATGGGTGTGCGCTTGGTTAACTTGGAAGATGGCGTTGAATTGTTGGCTATCGACCGCAATGTTGAGGGCGAAGGCGAGGAAGAAGCTGAAGCTGTGGCAACGGGTAAGGAAATTTCAAAGAATGCCCTCGTGAACACTCAGCAAGAGACGATCGATGAGATTTTGAACGAGGGTGAGGAGAGTTAA
- a CDS encoding CopG family transcriptional regulator yields MAMTLRLSPDHDRALTLLAHAQGISKHEAALRAILAAATRTLDDAHIHALATELLPGHKALEDRIRRATPTH; encoded by the coding sequence ATGGCAATGACCCTGCGACTCAGCCCCGACCACGACCGCGCGCTCACCCTCCTTGCCCACGCACAAGGCATCAGCAAACACGAAGCTGCACTTCGCGCCATCCTCGCGGCTGCCACACGCACGCTTGACGACGCCCACATCCACGCCCTCGCCACCGAACTACTCCCTGGACACAAGGCTTTAGAAGACCGCATTCGCCGCGCCACCCCCACGCACTAA
- a CDS encoding DUF6918 family protein codes for MSDLSILLGDKREALAHELAGLAENAVESSSGISGMAVKGLLAAAKKVNSDIVSKAANRLLPEILETLQPRWSEYNAQGTGDFGTFLNANSDAVVDDILEVLDRNAQKVDFPAVQKGYNSIRSKASGLIKPHLPMLGDVIERHMKAA; via the coding sequence ATGTCCGATCTTTCTATCCTGCTCGGTGACAAACGCGAAGCTCTCGCTCACGAGTTGGCAGGGCTTGCAGAAAACGCCGTTGAATCCAGCTCCGGAATCTCCGGAATGGCAGTCAAAGGCTTGCTCGCCGCAGCAAAGAAAGTCAACTCCGATATCGTCTCCAAGGCAGCCAACCGTCTACTGCCAGAAATCCTGGAAACTCTCCAACCACGCTGGTCTGAATACAACGCACAGGGAACCGGTGATTTCGGCACCTTCCTCAACGCAAACTCCGACGCCGTCGTGGATGACATCTTGGAAGTTTTGGACCGCAACGCCCAAAAAGTCGACTTCCCAGCAGTCCAAAAGGGATACAACTCCATTCGTTCCAAGGCTAGTGGTCTCATCAAACCACACCTGCCAA
- a CDS encoding ABC transporter ATP-binding protein/permease: MHVRQSKAKKLPAPYRLSRQARGTIIASVILTWISVVGMCATIMGAGMIVDKQHAWIHITAGPVVVALTLIARSMIQARGQIAEENHIRHRIIDAVFAAGPARATHTRTGEVVSLATESSEKMMALRVGFIAQIIASLSAPLLVIAAVAWSVSGTIALIMLAMIPVVPAIVIGFRKVVSTVSSESQDARKALAAAYMDALQSLSTLQLLGAAGRVARTLEETGERNRVAVMKLLRGNQLILFAMDSAFSLALVTTAAGLGLYGVSNNTLSPGQAITLLGLSMLLLEPMDQVGAFFYVGMSGLGGQRGIFGFLRTRGIDAETTLSIPNTPTSTVHSDTVVEIRDLHFGYDEELFHGANLTIRAGERIGIIGRSGQGKSTLLSLLKGDLFPTTGTITVAGVGDLTDAAIPATLTPAGLKRAGMLRAASASVAQTTWLFSGTIADNLRIAAPNATEKDMWLALERAHVADEIRRLPHGLDTPLWEQGLGISGGQAQRLSLARAIISGRRIVLLDEPTSHVDLASEREILAAINDLGTDYTLIMVTHRTSSLTHMDRVIEVSDKKLKERQR; this comes from the coding sequence ATGCATGTTAGGCAATCCAAAGCTAAGAAGCTACCGGCGCCATATCGGCTGAGCCGGCAAGCCCGAGGCACAATCATCGCAAGCGTAATTCTCACCTGGATTTCTGTGGTGGGGATGTGCGCAACAATCATGGGCGCAGGCATGATCGTCGACAAGCAACACGCATGGATCCACATCACCGCAGGACCTGTGGTTGTCGCCCTCACACTCATTGCGCGCAGCATGATTCAAGCCCGCGGGCAGATCGCGGAAGAAAACCACATCCGCCACCGCATCATCGACGCAGTCTTCGCCGCCGGACCTGCACGCGCCACCCACACCCGCACCGGCGAAGTCGTGTCACTAGCCACGGAATCAAGCGAAAAAATGATGGCGCTGCGCGTCGGATTCATCGCCCAAATCATCGCCTCACTCAGCGCACCGCTCCTCGTTATCGCAGCAGTAGCCTGGTCAGTCTCAGGAACAATCGCACTGATTATGCTCGCCATGATCCCCGTCGTGCCCGCAATCGTCATCGGATTTAGGAAAGTAGTCTCCACAGTCTCCTCCGAATCCCAAGACGCACGCAAAGCACTCGCTGCAGCCTACATGGATGCCCTACAATCACTCAGCACCCTGCAACTTCTCGGGGCAGCAGGGCGCGTCGCGCGCACACTAGAAGAAACAGGGGAGCGCAACCGCGTAGCCGTGATGAAACTTCTGCGCGGCAACCAACTCATCCTCTTCGCCATGGACTCCGCCTTCAGCCTCGCACTCGTCACCACCGCAGCAGGACTCGGACTTTATGGGGTCTCCAACAACACCCTCAGCCCAGGCCAAGCCATCACACTTTTAGGCCTCAGCATGCTTCTTCTCGAACCCATGGACCAAGTCGGAGCATTCTTCTACGTCGGCATGAGCGGACTTGGTGGGCAACGCGGAATCTTCGGATTCCTCCGCACACGCGGAATCGACGCTGAAACTACACTCAGCATCCCCAATACCCCCACATCGACTGTGCACAGTGACACCGTAGTTGAAATACGCGACCTCCACTTCGGCTACGACGAAGAACTCTTTCACGGCGCCAACCTCACAATCCGCGCAGGCGAACGCATCGGCATCATCGGACGCTCCGGCCAAGGAAAATCCACCCTCCTGTCACTCCTCAAAGGTGATCTTTTCCCCACCACAGGCACCATCACCGTGGCCGGTGTCGGCGACCTCACAGACGCAGCAATCCCTGCAACCTTAACACCTGCGGGCCTCAAACGAGCAGGGATGTTGCGGGCGGCGTCGGCAAGCGTCGCCCAAACAACCTGGCTATTTAGCGGAACAATTGCCGACAACCTGCGCATCGCAGCCCCCAACGCAACCGAAAAAGACATGTGGTTGGCCCTCGAACGCGCCCACGTAGCCGACGAAATCCGGCGCCTGCCCCACGGCCTTGACACCCCACTCTGGGAACAAGGACTCGGCATTTCCGGCGGGCAAGCACAACGCCTCTCGCTCGCCCGCGCCATTATCTCCGGGCGACGCATCGTGTTGCTCGACGAACCCACCTCGCACGTCGACCTCGCCTCCGAACGCGAAATCCTGGCAGCCATCAACGATCTCGGCACCGACTACACCCTCATCATGGTCACACATCGCACCAGCTCACTGACCCACATGGACCGCGTGATCGAAGTATCCGACAAAAAGCTCAAGGAGCGTCAACGATGA
- a CDS encoding amino acid ABC transporter ATP-binding/permease protein, with translation MSTTRTAEPTIYQLATWLTSITAPVLGPLGLSTLCRILNQILGIVLYVVPAYAIIARTLSMREVILIMIASALAKAFLRYLEHYFGHLVAFKALELIRIRVFRDIYPQAPAIVSRTGHDAVGRGDMLTRLTRDIGHIEVFFAHTTAPVISALIVPTAVLITTLILSPIQGLIAAGIFLLVIIITIDTSAYRYAVGVTGIRGRMAQHVTDSVGGVREVTGYGAHERRHAELAAHETTLTRAIIRRSGIVGTRAGLVACARMSVVFMLIPATDNLALSVALTFAVWRCWDMINEVSDLGNHLSQSLAAARRVWALSNAGLQLDDGAHTLTPHGPGVRVCWNNVSYSYEGATEPIVRTINLDVPAGAWVNIVGTTGSGKSTIAKLLLRYWDVTEGQILLDGKDIRDYTLDSLRAAIAIVTQDIRAIHDTVAANLRLAKPTASEEELTHALYLACLDGEISLNDNVGEAGHALSGGQRQRLALAQALLRGGRVLVLDEFTAHLNPTLVKQVRERLSHHHPDVTVIEISHVLEHIDAADWVAVMDRGEIVEQGTPDQLRAQSGALSHLLHRDGKVGEQ, from the coding sequence ATGAGCACAACCCGCACAGCAGAACCCACCATCTATCAGCTCGCCACCTGGCTGACCTCAATCACCGCACCCGTGCTCGGCCCGCTCGGGCTTTCCACGCTGTGCCGCATTCTCAACCAAATCTTGGGAATCGTACTCTACGTCGTACCCGCCTACGCGATCATTGCCCGCACACTCAGCATGCGCGAGGTCATACTCATCATGATCGCATCAGCGCTCGCCAAAGCCTTCCTGCGCTACTTAGAGCACTACTTCGGTCACCTCGTCGCCTTCAAAGCCCTCGAACTAATCCGCATCCGCGTATTCCGCGACATCTACCCCCAAGCGCCAGCCATCGTCAGCCGAACCGGCCACGATGCGGTCGGGCGCGGCGACATGCTCACCCGACTGACCCGCGACATAGGACACATCGAAGTATTTTTTGCCCACACCACCGCACCAGTAATTTCCGCACTCATCGTCCCCACCGCAGTGCTGATCACAACGCTTATCCTTTCACCCATTCAAGGCCTCATCGCCGCCGGGATCTTCCTACTCGTGATCATCATCACGATCGATACCAGCGCCTACCGCTACGCCGTCGGGGTGACCGGAATACGGGGCAGGATGGCACAACATGTCACCGATTCCGTCGGCGGAGTCAGGGAAGTCACCGGATACGGCGCGCATGAGCGTCGCCACGCCGAACTTGCCGCACACGAAACAACCTTGACACGCGCCATTATCCGCCGCAGCGGAATCGTCGGCACCCGCGCCGGGCTAGTTGCTTGTGCCCGCATGTCGGTCGTGTTCATGCTCATCCCTGCCACCGACAACCTTGCACTCAGCGTCGCTCTCACATTCGCAGTATGGCGCTGCTGGGACATGATCAACGAAGTCAGCGACCTAGGCAACCATCTTTCCCAATCACTCGCCGCCGCCCGCCGCGTCTGGGCACTATCCAACGCTGGGCTTCAGCTTGACGACGGCGCCCACACACTCACCCCGCATGGCCCCGGTGTGCGCGTGTGCTGGAACAACGTTAGCTACAGCTACGAAGGTGCCACCGAACCCATCGTGCGCACCATCAACCTCGACGTACCCGCAGGCGCATGGGTAAATATTGTGGGGACCACCGGTTCAGGTAAATCCACCATCGCCAAACTACTTCTCCGCTACTGGGATGTCACTGAAGGGCAGATCCTGCTCGACGGCAAAGATATTCGCGACTACACCCTCGACTCCCTGCGCGCCGCGATCGCTATTGTCACCCAAGATATTCGCGCCATCCACGACACCGTCGCCGCCAACCTTCGCCTCGCCAAGCCCACAGCCAGCGAAGAAGAACTCACACACGCCCTCTACCTCGCCTGCCTCGATGGGGAAATCTCCCTCAACGACAACGTGGGCGAAGCCGGCCACGCGCTCTCCGGTGGGCAACGCCAACGACTCGCCCTCGCCCAAGCCCTCCTGCGCGGCGGCCGCGTACTCGTGCTCGATGAATTCACCGCCCACTTAAACCCCACCCTTGTGAAACAGGTGCGCGAACGACTTTCTCACCATCACCCCGACGTGACAGTCATTGAAATTTCGCATGTGCTTGAGCATATCGACGCCGCCGACTGGGTTGCCGTGATGGACCGCGGTGAAATTGTTGAGCAAGGAACCCCTGATCAACTCCGAGCCCAATCCGGCGCACTCAGCCACCTACTTCACCGTGATGGAAAAGTAGGTGAACAATAA